GCGACCATGCTCGGCCTGACCGAGGTGCCGGTGATCCGGCTCAGCCACCTCGACGAGGCGGAACGCCGGGCGTACCGGATCGCCGACAACAAGCTGACGGAACTAGGCGAATGGGACGAGGCCCTGCTCCGCGACGAGATCGCGGGGCTGCTGGCCGAGGATTTCGACCTGACGCTGCTTGGCATCAGCGACGATGAGCTTGACGCGCTGCTGCGGGATCCCGACGCGCTGGGCGACGATGGTCCGGTCGAGGGCGAGGACGATGTGCCCGAACTTCCGGTCACGCCAGTGTCGGTGCCGGGCGACCTCTGGCAGCTGGGCGCGCATCGTTTGATCTGCGGCGACAGCACTGCGGCCGATGTCGTTGGGCGGCTGCTCGGTGACGTACGCCCCCTGCTGATGATCACCGACCCGCCCTATGGAGTCGATTACGATCCCTCCTGGCGCAATCAGGCTGGCGCGGCCAAGACGAAACGCACAGGTAAGGTGCTGAACGACGACCGGGCCGACTGGCGCGAGGCTTGGGCGCTGTTTCCCGGCGACGTCGCCTATGTCTGGCACGGCGCGCTGCATGCCGCGACCGTGGCGGACAGCCTGGCGGCGGCGGGCTTCGCCATCCGGTCGCAGATCATCTGGGCGAAGGACCGGCTGGTCCTCAGCCGGGGCGATTACCACTGGCAGCACGAACCCTGCTGGTATGCGGTGCGCGCCAAGGGCAAGGGTCATTGGGCCGGGGACCGCAAGCAGACGACGCTGTGGCAGATCGCCAACCGGGATCAGGACGCCGACACGGTCCACGGCACGCAGAAACCGGTCGAATGCATGCGGCGCCCGATCCTGAACAATTCCAGCCCCGGCCAGGCGGTCTATGAACCCTTCATGGGATCCGGCACCACGCTGATCGCGGCCGAGACCACGGGCCGGGTCTGTTTCGGGGTCGAGTTGAACCCGGCCTATGTCGATGTCGCCATAGAGCGCTGGCAATCCTTCACGGGTCAGGAGGCGGTGCTGGCGGAAACCGGCGAGACCTTCGCCAACCTGAAGGCAAAGCGGCTCGCGGCATGAACGCGCCCCTCCTGCCGGGCCGGATAGAGCATTGGCCCCTGGCCCGTCTCCGGCCCTACGCCCGGAATGCCAAGACCCATGACGCCGACCAGGTGGCGAAGATCGCCGCCAGCATGGCCGAGTTCGGCTGGACCGTCCCCTGCCTCGTCGCCGCTGATGGCGAGTTGATAGCTGGCCATGGCCGCGTCCTGGCCGCAACACAGCTCGGACTGGCAGAGGCGCCGGTGATCGTGCTGGGCCATCTGACCGAGGCGCAGCGCCGGGCTTACCGGATCGCCGACAACAAGCTGACCGAACTGGGCGGGTGGGACGAGACGCTGCTGCTCGAGGAACTGCGCGGGCTGATGGCCGAGGACTTCGATCTCGGGCTGATCGGAATTCCCGAGGACGAGCTGGACGCGCTGCTGCACGATGCCGACGACCGCGCGCCCATCGACGATGACACCGCGGATACGATCCCCGAGGCCCCGGGCGAACCAATCACCAAGCCAGGCGACATCTGGCGGCTCGGGCATCACCGGCTGATCTGCGGCGATGCCACCGCCACGTCCGTGGTGACGAGGCTAATGGACGGGGCGCAGGCGTCGCTGCTGTTCACCTCCCCGCCCTACGCCCAGCAGCGCGACTATGGCGCTGCGAAGGAAAAGGTCGGCGATTGGGACGCGCTGATGCAGGGCGTCTTTTCTGCGGCGCCCGTCACCGCGGATGCCCAACTGCTGGTGAACCTCGGCCTCGTCCATCGCGATGGCGAATGGATCCCGTATTGGGAGGGCTGGGTCGACTGGATGCGCGAGCAAGGCTGGCGGCGGTTCGGCTGGTATGTCTGGGACCAGGGGCCGGGCCTGCACGGCGACTGGAACGGCCGCCTTGCGCCGTCGCACGAGTTCATCTTCCATTTCAACCGCCAGCCCCGGAAGCCGAACAAGACAGTAGAGAGCAAGCAC
This portion of the Paracoccus sp. N5 genome encodes:
- a CDS encoding DNA methyltransferase, whose amino-acid sequence is MDLVFAPSQVESWPIARLRPYARNAKMHGDDQVAKIAASMAKFGWTVPCMVADDGELIAGHGRVLAATMLGLTEVPVIRLSHLDEAERRAYRIADNKLTELGEWDEALLRDEIAGLLAEDFDLTLLGISDDELDALLRDPDALGDDGPVEGEDDVPELPVTPVSVPGDLWQLGAHRLICGDSTAADVVGRLLGDVRPLLMITDPPYGVDYDPSWRNQAGAAKTKRTGKVLNDDRADWREAWALFPGDVAYVWHGALHAATVADSLAAAGFAIRSQIIWAKDRLVLSRGDYHWQHEPCWYAVRAKGKGHWAGDRKQTTLWQIANRDQDADTVHGTQKPVECMRRPILNNSSPGQAVYEPFMGSGTTLIAAETTGRVCFGVELNPAYVDVAIERWQSFTGQEAVLAETGETFANLKAKRLAA
- a CDS encoding site-specific DNA-methyltransferase, producing the protein MNAPLLPGRIEHWPLARLRPYARNAKTHDADQVAKIAASMAEFGWTVPCLVAADGELIAGHGRVLAATQLGLAEAPVIVLGHLTEAQRRAYRIADNKLTELGGWDETLLLEELRGLMAEDFDLGLIGIPEDELDALLHDADDRAPIDDDTADTIPEAPGEPITKPGDIWRLGHHRLICGDATATSVVTRLMDGAQASLLFTSPPYAQQRDYGAAKEKVGDWDALMQGVFSAAPVTADAQLLVNLGLVHRDGEWIPYWEGWVDWMREQGWRRFGWYVWDQGPGLHGDWNGRLAPSHEFIFHFNRQPRKPNKTVESKHAGETLGGGGLRGADGTVHRKTGYGNAIQSHRIPDSVFRIMRHKGGLGAAGSHPAVFPVALVEAVLEAFSDPGDLVFEPFCGSGTQLIAAERTGRRCCAVELDPVYCDVAVRRWEMATGRIASRIADQEEAGKPARRSRKRA